One window of Quercus robur chromosome 5, dhQueRobu3.1, whole genome shotgun sequence genomic DNA carries:
- the LOC126729195 gene encoding equilibrative nucleotide transporter 3-like, producing MVVCWILGLGCLVSWNSLLTIGDYYYNLFPRYHPSRVLTLIYQPFAFATTAVLTYKEAKINTRWRNLIGYTLFFASTLSLLVLDLATSGKGGVGPYIGICVIVCFIGVASANVQGGMVGELSFMLPELVQSFLAGWAAAGTLTSVLRLLTKAAFEKSDNGLRKGALLFLAISTFITFLCFILYASYFPSLPIVVYYRSKAASEGSKTVSSDLAAAGIQVEANQEVEGNATPQQRLSIKQLFFQNIDYALDLFLIYAMTLSIFPGFIFENTGAHQLGSWYPLVLITMFNVWDFLARYIPLVQCLKIESRKGLMIAVLSRFLLIPAYYFTAKYGDQGWMIILTSFLGISNGYLTVCVLTIAPKGYKGPEQNALGNMLVLCLLNGIFAGVSLDWLWLIGHGHF from the exons ATGGTGGTCTGCTGGATTCTTGGACTGGGGTGCCTTGTCTCTTGGAACAGTTTGCTGACTATAGGAGATTACTACTATAACTTGTTTCCG CGATACCACCCTTCAAGGGTGCTTACCCTTATTTATCAACCATTTGCATTTGCAACAACAGCAGTACTAACTTACAAAGAGGCAAAGATCAATACTAGATGGCGGAACTTAATAGGATACACTCTCTTCTTTGCAAGTACATTGTCACTCCTAGTT TTGGACTTAGCCACATCTGGGAAAGGAGGAGTTGGCCCTTATATTGGAATATGTGtaattgtttgttttattggaGTTGCATCTGCCAATGTTCAAGGTGGAATGGTGGGTGAATTATCTTTCATGCTCCCTGAACTCGTCCAG TCCTTTCTTGCTGGTTGGGCTGCAGCAGGGACTCTAACTTCTGTTTTGAGGCTACTCACAAAAGCAGCATTTGAGAAATCTGATAATGGTCTTCGCAAAGGGGCTT TGTTATTCCTAGCAATCTCAACGTTCATCACGTTTCTCTGTTTTATTCTCTATGCCTCATACTTCCCTAGCTTGCCAATAGTGGTGTACTACCGCTCAAAGGCAGCTTCAGAAGGATCAAAAACAGTATCATCCGACCTTGCTGCTGCTGGAATCCAAGTGGAAGCAAACCAAGAA gTTGAAGGGAATGCCACACCCCAACAACGATTGAGCATTAAACAACTTTTCTTTCAGAACATTGATTATGCATTGGACCTGTTCCTGATCTATGCAATGACATTGTCAATTTTCCCTGGATTCATATTTGAAAATACAGGAGCACACCAATTGGGCTCATG GTACCCACTTGTTCTGATCACCATGTTCAATGTCTGGGATTTCTTAGCAAGATACATTCCACTTGTGCAATGCCTGAAGATAGAATCTAGAAAGGGTCTTATGATTGCAGTTCTTTCTCGCTTCTTACTCATCCCAGCATACTACTTCACAGCAAAATATGGTGACCAAGGATGGATGATCATTCTCACATCCTTCCTGGGAATATCCAATGGTTACCTCACTGTCTGCGTCCTCACAATAGCACCTAAAGGCTACAAG GGACCTGAGCAAAATGCCTTGGGTAATATGCTCGTGTTGTGTCTTTTAAACGGTATATTTGCAGGTGTTTCTCTTGATTGGTTGTGGCTAATAGGTCATGGCCACTTTTAA
- the LOC126728833 gene encoding uncharacterized protein LOC126728833, with amino-acid sequence MTDLTVRLGRESQVEAGQAIRAGSPRLARIDVSIPGFLADTDLPPVQLPPQRVFPPVVIPEEEAGSSHSSLEDQIDQFQFTEEGEASVRVVEISDSDADLDRASAAPGTGLVIAQPDISEDTEEEEGMDLQPRTGLRGLLSNRSKGQTSKEISKGQIVSKAPAPPLPPSSGAALKPMPNLRRKRPVEEAEEGEVAREKAGPKKKGKEMKEPREKRTRSTESRDEAATPRGPRTWSPRIELAGAPILWDATLWESQREQASFMAEALQQPLLLPRDMEVLRKIRQPELFMSLKRDMAVVTQQIYVAEEWAKKAREDAHREAQSRAAAERATGDLKRDLDRQDHELKEVKKANASAEAGLKNAEKQTEELCKQLRHSEERLSAEQQAVSELKAELARTKEEARLSREVAEKAVAASYERGVHDTEERLAEEVATVCREYVTSTWGLAMDQAAVPADSDLRKAENIFFPAEIREIPGEVAPTELLPADSSIPETGGTEQATQGQSPEDSLRISEILAQAQEIAPENPATDDQPAPTQGP; translated from the exons ATGACGGAcctcactgtccgactagggcggGAGAGCCAG GTAGAAGCCGGACAAGCTATTAGAGCCGGTAGTCCGAGATTAGCACGGATTGACGTGTCCATACCAGGGTTCCTCGCTGATACAGACTTGCCTCCTGTTCAGTTACCTCCCCAACGTGTCTTTCCCCCAGTAGTTATCCCAGAGGAGGAGGCCGGCTCTTcacattcatccttagaggatcagatagaccagttCCAGTTTACTGAGGAAGGGGAGGCTTCGGTCAGAGTAGTAGAGATCTCCGATTCTGACGCTGATTTAGACCGTGCCTCAGCGGCTCCTGGTACTGGTTTGGTCATCGCACAGCCTGATATCAGCGAGGAcacagaagaggaagaaggaatggacctcCAGCCGAGGACTGGCCTTAGGGGTCTCCTATCCAACAGGTCCAAAGGGCAGACATCCAAGGAAATCTCGAAAGGACAGATTGTCTCCAAAGCCCCTGCTCCTCCTCTCCCTCCCTCGTCGGGTGCGGCGCTGAAGCCTATGCCTAAcctaaggcgaaaaaggcctgtagaagaggcggaggagggagaggttgcCCGTGAGAAAGccgggcctaaaaagaagggcaaggaaATGAAAGAGCCCCGAGAAAAAAGAACCAGGTCCACTGAGAGCCGAGATGAGGCGGCCACTCCAAGGGGACCACGAACatggtctcctcggatcgagCTAGCTGGCGCTCCAATCCtctgggatgcgaccctatgggaGTCTCAGCGTGAGCAGGCTTCGTTCATGGCTGAGGCGttgcagcagcctcttctcttgCCCCGTGATATGGAAGTCCTCAGGAAGATTCGTCAGCCAGAgcttttcatgtcactgaagagggacatggctgtg GTCACccaacaaatttatgttgctgaggagtgggccaagaaaGCTCGTGAGGATGCGCATagggaggctcagtcccgtGCTGCAGCTGAGAGGGCCACTGGCGATCTCAAACGAGATCTTGATCGTCAGGATCATGAGCTAAAAGAGGTGAAGAAGGCTAATgcgagtgcagaggctggcctgaagaatgcTGAAAAGCAAACCGAAGAGCTGTGCAAGCAGCTCCGACACTCCGAGGAAAGACTGTCAGCGGAGCAACAGGCGGTTTCGGAGCTTAAAGCTGAGCTTGCAAGGACCAAGGAGGAAGCCCGCTTGTCCAGAGAGGTTGCCGAGAAAGCTGTGGCGGCTTCATATGAACGTGGGGTTCACGATACTGAGGAAAGACTGGCCGAGGAAGTTGCCACCGTCTGCAGGGAATACGTCACCTCGACCTGGGGATTGGCCATGGATCAGGCAGCCGTTCCCgcagattctgatctcaggaaagctgagaacatctttttcccTGCGGAGATACGTGAGATTCCTGGTGAGGTTGCGCCCACTGAGCTTCTTCCAGCAGATTCCTCCATCCCTGAGACTGGGGGCACGGAGCAAGCTACGCAGGGCCAGTCACCCGAGGACAGTCTTCGCATCAGCGAGATCCTTGCCCAGGCCCAGGAGATCGCCCCGGAGAACCCAGCAACGGATGATCAGCCTGCCCCGACTCAGGGCCCTTAG